TAGAACTAATTGAGTTAATATATATCAATTTCAATGGGTACATGATTTATTCAAATAGTTGTATATAAAATCCTGTGGCCATGCCTTTGAACATGATAGATTTTCCTCTTCAACACTGCTCTTTCTTGGAAAATACCTTTTATAAATTGCTAAATGCCTGGTTTGACAGGAGCCTTGTGCCAGCAAAGGATGGAACAGAAAAATGGAAGTTCTTTCACTGGGTTTATCCTACTAGGTTTCTCTGACAGGCCTCAACTTGAGCTCGTCCTCTTGGGAATTCTTTTGATTTTCTACATCTTCACTTTGCTGGGAAACACAACCATCATTGCATTGTCCTACTTGGACCCACGTCTTCACACCCCGATGTACTTTTTCCTCTCTAACCTGAGTTTTTTGGACATGTGCTACACCACCAGCATTGTTCCCCAGTTCTTGGTTAATCTCAGTGGAGCAGACAAATCCATCTCCTTTGGTGGTTGTATAGTTCAAATGTTCATCTCTCTGGGTTTGGGATGTACAGAATGTATTCTCCTAGGAGTTATGGCAATTGACCGCTATGCAGCTGTTTGCAGGCCCCTTCACTATACAGTAATCATGCACCCTCGTCTGTGTGCCTTGATGGCTTCTGCTTCATGGATCATTGGTTTTGCCAATTCCTTGTTACAGACAGTGCTCATCTTCCTTTTACCACTTTGTGGGAGAAATAAATTAGACCATTTCCTTTGCGAGATCCCTCCTTTTCTCAAACTTGCCTGTGTTGACACCACCATGAATGTGTATATGACCTTTTTTGGCAGTGTCATCACTCTTCTCACACCTGTTTCATTAATCATGTTCTCCTATGGTCGGATTGTCAGGGCCGTGTTA
This genomic interval from Bos taurus isolate L1 Dominette 01449 registration number 42190680 breed Hereford chromosome 23, ARS-UCD2.0, whole genome shotgun sequence contains the following:
- the OR2B8M gene encoding putative olfactory receptor 2B8, which produces MPGLTGALCQQRMEQKNGSSFTGFILLGFSDRPQLELVLLGILLIFYIFTLLGNTTIIALSYLDPRLHTPMYFFLSNLSFLDMCYTTSIVPQFLVNLSGADKSISFGGCIVQMFISLGLGCTECILLGVMAIDRYAAVCRPLHYTVIMHPRLCALMASASWIIGFANSLLQTVLIFLLPLCGRNKLDHFLCEIPPFLKLACVDTTMNVYMTFFGSVITLLTPVSLIMFSYGRIVRAVLRIKSTAGQRKAFGTCGSHLTVVSLFSGTAISVYFQPSSSDSQDQEKFMSLFYTVIIPMTNPLIYTLRNRDVKGAMKKVLWKDSDSR